One genomic region from Argentina anserina chromosome 2, drPotAnse1.1, whole genome shotgun sequence encodes:
- the LOC126785294 gene encoding UDP-glucuronic acid decarboxylase 2, whose translation MGSELIFRGGHDEAQPASDAYSPKLPKPWASVTRPIGYLLREQRLIFILVGITIATVCFTLLPSSRPAYRGQDPIPNDMVKFDFQSTHLSHKPAYERRFGLTNYNSGGKVPLGLKRKGLRIVVTGGAGFVGSHLVDRLIERGDSVIVVDNFFTGRKENVQHHFGNPRFELIRHDVVEPLLLEVDQIYHLACPASPVHYKFNPVKTIKTNVVGTLNMLGLAKRIGARFLLTSTSEVYGDPLQHPQVETYWGNVNPIGVRSCYDEGKRTAETLTMDYHRGAGVEVRIARIFNTYGPRMCIDDGRVVSNFVAQALRKEPMTVYGDGKQTRSFQYVSDLVDGLMRLMEGEHVGPFNLGNPGEFTMLELAKVVQETIDKDARIEFRPNTEDDPHKRKPDITKAKDLLGWQPKVSLRKGLPLMVSDFSKRIFGDHKEAAGATTTTTM comes from the exons ATGGGCTCGGAGCTGATATTCCGGGGCGGGCACGACGAGGCCCAGCCAGCTTCCGACGCCTACTCGCCAAAACTCCCCAAGCCGTGGGCTTCGGTGACCCGCCCGATCGGCTACCTTCTCCGTGAACAGCGCCTGATTTTCATCCTGGTCGGCATTACCATCGCCACCGTCTGCTTCACCCTCCTGCCGTCGTCTCGCCCCGCCTACCGCGGCCAGGACCCGATCCCCAACGACATGGTCAAGTTCGACTTCCAGTCCACCCACCTCTCCCACAAACCCGCCTACGAGCGCCGCTTTGGTCTCACCAATTACAATTCTGGCGGGAAGGTCCCTCTCGGCCTGAAGCGCAAGGGCCTCCGTATCGTCGTTACCGGCGGGGCCGGGTTCGTCGGGTCCCACCTCGTCGACCGACTGATAGAGAGAGGCGACAGTGTGATCGTGGTGGATAATTTCTTCACCGGAAGAAAAGAGAATGTGCAGCACCATTTCGGCAACCCTAGATTCGAATTAATCCGACACGACGTTGTTGAACCTCTCCTTCTCGAAGTCGACCAGATCTACCATCTCGCCTGCCCCGCCTCCCCTGTCCATTACAAGTTCAACCCCGTCAAGACTATC AAGACCAATGTGGTGGGAACTCTGAACATGCTCGGGCTGGCGAAGCGGATCGGAGCTCGGTTCTTGTTGACCAGCACCAGCGAGGTCTACGGCGATCCTCTGCAGCACCCTCAGGTCGAGACCTACTGGGGCAACGTCAATCCCATCG GTGTCCGAAGTTGCTACGATGAGGGAAAGCGCACGGCAGAGACTTTGACTATGGACTATCACAGAGGAGCTGGAGTCGAG GTTAGGATTGCTAGAATTTTCAACACATACGGCCCGAGAATGTGCATAGACGACGGTCGAGTCGTGAGTAACTTTGTTGCTCAG GCGCTGAGGAAAGAGCCTATGACTGTGTACGGCGATGGAAAGCAGACAAGGAGTTTCCAATATGTGTCTGATCTG GTGGATGGTCTGATGCGGCTGATGGAAGGTGAGCATGTTGGACCTTTCAATCTTGGGAACCCTGGTGAATTCACCATGCTTGAACTTGCAAAG GTGGTCCAAGAAACAATTGACAAAGATGCAAGGATTGAGTTCAGGCCAAACACTGAGGATGACCCGCACAAGAGGAAGCCTGATATTACAAAGGCCAAAGACCTTCTTGGTTGGCAACCAAAGGTGTCCCTCCGCAAGGGACTCCCGCTCATGGTCTCAGACTTCAGCAAACGTATCTTTGGTGACCACAAGGAAGCTGCCGGTGCCACGACCACGACCACCATGTAA
- the LOC126785293 gene encoding caffeoylshikimate esterase: MDGEYQEVYIRNSRGVQLFTCRWLPFSSPKALVFLCHGYGMECSGFMRECGVRLANAGYAVFGIDYEGHGRSRGARCYIKKFENIVNDCNDFFKSICVEEEYRDKCRFLYGESMGGAVALLLHKKDPTFWNGAVLVAPMCKISEKVKPHPLVVNVLTRVEEIIPKWKIVPTKDVIDSAFKDPVKREVIRSNKLIYQDKPRLKTALEMLRTSMSLEDTLHEVKLPFFVLHGEADTVTDPEVSKSLYKKASSPDKTIKLYPGMWHGLTSGEPDGNVEIVFADIILWLEKHTTDSNVVVLQPLQTFNDGIVKLNTTASSPETMNERQQGSYFCGLKGRRLQHHSAM, encoded by the exons atGGATGGTGAATATCAAGAA GTTTACATAAGGAATTCCAGAGGAGTGCAGCTTTTCACTTGCAGATGGTTGCCTTTCTCTTCCCCAAAGGCCCTTGTGTTCCTCTGCcatg GTTATGGCATGGAGTGCAGCGGTTTCATGAGAG AATGCGGCGTCCGGCTAGCAAACGCCGGATATGCAGTATTTGGAATCGACTATGAGGGCCATGGGCGTTCTCGGGGCGCAAGGTGTTACATTAAGAAGTTCGAAAACATTGTTAACGACTGCAATGACTTCTTCAAGTCGATTTGTG TCGAGGAAGAGTACAGGGACAAATGTAGGTTCTTGTATGGGGAATCCATGGGAGGGGCAGTGGCCTTATTGCTTCATAAGAAGGATCCTACATTTTGGAATGGTGCTGTTCTTGTTGCACCAATGTGCAAG ATATCAGAGAAAGTAAAGCCGCATCCACTGGTGGTAAATGTACTGACCAGAGTAGAGGAAATTATACCGAAATGGAAGATCGTACCCACCAAAGACGTTATTGATTCCGCCTTCAAGGACCCTGTAAAGCGCGAAGTG ATAAGAAGCAACAAGCTTATCTACCAAGACAAGCCGAGGCTGAAAACTGCTTTGGAAATGCTGAGAACTAGCATGAGCCTTGAAGACACTTTACATGAA GTGAAACtacctttctttgttttacATGGGGAGGCAGATACAGTTACAGACCCTGAAGTAAGCAAATCTCTGTACAAAAAAGCCAGCAGCCCAGACAAGACCATAAAATTGTACCCTGGAATGTGGCATGGCTTGACATCAGGAGAACCCGACGGGAACGTCGAGATTGTGTTTGCAGACATCATACTTTGGCTTGAGAAGCACACTACCGACAGCAATGTCGTGGTTCTGCAACCACTTCAAACATTTAATGatggcattgtgaagttgaACACCACAGCATCATCACCCGAAACCATGAACGAACGGCAGCAAGGGAGCTATTTCTGTGGACTAAAGGGGCGAAGATTACAACATCACTCGGCAATGTAG
- the LOC126782073 gene encoding outer envelope pore protein 16-4, chloroplastic — protein sequence MSLWDSLLGGGATEGHPYDLAPCSSNTVFSILNVGAAGAIWGLCAGPHEAREYGLTGIDRASFVAKNVARYSFQYAIIAGVATASHCKIRNHRGKDDWVNGVISGATTGAAFAALSRSWKQMIPAALVISAIKIHSDYGRSNVKM from the exons ATGAGCTTGTGGGATTCACTTCTCGGTGGCGGGGCGACGGAGGGACACCCGTACGACCTGGCGCCGTGCTCTTCCAACACCGTTTTTTCAATCCTCAACGTCGGAGCG GCCGGTGCGATTTGGGGTTTATGCGCCGGTCCCCACGAAGCTCGTGAATACG GCCTGACTGGAATAGACCGAGCTAGTTTTGTG GCAAAAAATGTTGCCCGCTATTCCTTTCAATATG CAATCATTGCTGGAGTTGCTACTGCTTCCCACTGTAAGATTCGAAACCATCGCGGAAAGGATGATTGG GTTAATGGTGTGATTTCTGGGGCTACGACGGGGGCGGCCTTTGCTGCTTTATCAAGAAGCTGGAAACAGATGATTCCCGCAGCTCTTGTTATTTCTGCCATCAAAATACACTCCGACTATGGTAGAAGCAATGTGAAGATGTGA
- the LOC126782074 gene encoding 60S ribosomal protein L22-2, translating to MSRGAVTGAKGKKKGASFVIDCGKPVEDKIMDIASLEKFLQERIKVGGKAGALGDSVTVSREKNKITVTSGSTFSKRYLKYLTKKYLKKHNVRDWLRVIASNKDRNVYELRYFNIAENEGEEED from the exons ATGAGCCGCGGAGCTGTTACCGGAGCCAAGGGGAAGAAGAAGGGAGCTTCCTTCGTGATCGACTGCGGGAAGCCGGTGGAGGATAAGATTATGGACATCGCATCGCTGGAGAAGTTCCTCCAGGAGCGAATCAAGGTCGGCGGCAAGGCCGGAGCTCTCGGTGACTCTGTTACGGTCTCTCGTGAGAAGAACAAGATCACCGTCACTTCTGGCTCCACCTTCTCCAAGAG GTATCTCAAGTACTTGACCAAGAAATACTTGAAGAAGCACAATGTGAGGGATTGGCTCCGTGTGATTGCATCCAACAAGGACCGCAATGTGTATGAATTGAGATACTTCAACATTGCAGAGAACGAGGGCGAGGAAGAAGACTGA
- the LOC126783261 gene encoding LOW QUALITY PROTEIN: pentatricopeptide repeat-containing protein At3g62890 (The sequence of the model RefSeq protein was modified relative to this genomic sequence to represent the inferred CDS: inserted 2 bases in 2 codons; deleted 2 bases in 1 codon; substituted 4 bases at 4 genomic stop codons), with translation MRASSKFMSLTHPSLNLSHPPPSSEPLDSPTHSPISIFTRMRLDRVQPDDRTFPFLLPSSNSTPHFQSGQRVHAQVFLFGFDQDPFVQTSLIRMHSACGELKLARQVFDEITQPDLPSWNSVMDAYVKVGLVDAARDVFDEMPKXYVISWSCMMKAYAMCGGYKEALALFREMQLWDSVRPDEFTMSSVLSDCGRLGALXHGKWVHAYIDKCYMRLDVVLGTALMDVYVKCGSIERARAXFDCMRPHKDVMGWSSMISGLAVHGHAMESLELFAEMIKRCVRPNAVTFVGVLCACVHGALVXGKEYFRRMEEEFGIRPLIQHYGCIVDLYGRAGLIADAWRVVISMPMEPDVLVWGALLRGARIHRDIETSEIAVNKLIQLDPTNSAAYVHLSDLYAKMGKWSEVRRVKYLMEERGIKKVPGCSLVEVGGVLHEFFVGDESHPENREIYXDEIMKRLKMRGFVGNTNEALLQLDEEGKEQALSFHSEKLALAFCFFKTSPGTPIRIVKNQRICCHDAMKMISQEFDREIVIXDCNRFHHFWKGLCSCKDYW, from the exons ATGCGAGCTTCTTCAAAGTTCATGTCTCTCACACACCCAAGTCTTAATCTTTCCCATCCCCCACCCTCGTCCGAGCCCTTGGATTCCCCAACTCACTCCCCCATCTCCATCTTCACTCGAATGCGCTTAGATCGAGTTCAACCCGATGACCGCACCTTCCCTTTTCTCCTTCCATCTTCCAATTCCACTCCTCATTTCCAATCAGGGCAACGAGTTCATGCCCAAGTGTTTCTCTTCGGGTTCGATCAGGACCCGTTTGTCCAGACCTCTCTCATTCGCATGCACTCAGCCTGTGGGGAACTGAAGCTTGCACGCCAAGTGTTTGATGAAATTACCCAACCGGATTTGCCGTCGTGGAACTCGGTCATGGATGCGTATGTGAAAGTGGGTTTGGTCGATGCTGCGAGGGatgtgtttgatgaaatgcctAAGTGATATGTGATTTCTTGGAGTTGTATGATGAAGGCTTATGCAATGTGTGGTGGTTATAAGGAAGCACTTGCGCTGTTTCGTGAGATGCAATTGTGGGATAGTGTGAGGCCTGATGAGTTCACCATGTCGAGTGTACTTTCGGATTGTGGAAGATTGGGTGCACTTTAACATGGGAAATGGGTTCATGCTTATATTGACAAATGTTACATGAGACTTGATGTTGTGCTAGGGACTGCGTTGATGGATGTGTATGTGAAATGTGGAAGTATTGAGAGAGCAAGAG gttttgattgtatgagaCCTCATAAGGATGTGATGGGCTGGAGTTCAATGATATCGGGACTCGCCGTGCATGGACATGCTATGGAGTCTCTTGAATTATTTGCTGAGATGATCAAGCGTTGCGTGAGACCTAATGCTGTGACTTTTGTCGGTGTCCTTTGTGCTTGTGTTCATGGGGCTCTGGTATAAGGTAAAGAGTATTTTAGGAGGATGGAGGAGGAATTTGGTATCAGGCCTTTGATCCAGCACTATGGTTGCATTGTTGATCTTTATGGAAGAGCTGGGCTGATTGCAGACGCATGGAGAGTGGTGATATCCATGCCAATGGAGCCAGATGTTCTTGTGTGGGGTGCTCTACTACGTGGAGCTAGGATTCACAGGGACATAGAAACGAGTGAGATTGCGGTGAACAAGCTTATTCAGTTGGATCCAACTAATAGTGCTGCATATGTTCATTTATCAGATTTGTATGCAAAAATGGGGAAATGGAGTGAAGTAAGACGAGTGAAATATCTTATGGAGGAAAGGGGGATCAAGAAAGTTCCCGGCTGTAGTTTGGTCGAGGTGGGAGGTGTCCTTCACGAATTTTTCGTCGGCGATGAGTCTCACCCTGAAAATCGAGAGATAT ACGATGAGATCATGAAGAGGTTAAAGATGAGGGGTTTTGTGGGAAACACAAACGAGGCATTGCTCCAGCTTGATGAGGAAGGAAAGGAGCAGGCTCTCTCATTTCACAGTGAAAAATTGGCACTTGCTTTCTGCTTTTTCAAGACGAGTCCTGGTAcaccaattcgaatagtaaaaaATCAGAGGATATGCTGC CACGATGCCATGAAAATGATTTCCCAGGAGTTTGATCGAGAAATTGTGATTTGAGATTGTAACCGGTTTCATCATTTTTGGAAAGGACTGTGCTCTTGTAAAGATTATTGGTAA